From Streptomyces griseorubiginosus, one genomic window encodes:
- a CDS encoding CDP-alcohol phosphatidyltransferase family protein: MEVQETRVQTDRVLTIPNILSMARLVGVPVFLWLILRPEFGGPKSDGWALLVLALSGISDYLDGKLARRWNQISSLGRLLDPAADRLYILSTLVGLTWREILPIWLTAALLLRELVLLVMVGILRRHGYPPPQVNFLGKAATFNLMYAFPLLLLSDGTGWISSLAAIFGWAFAGWGTTLYWWAGVLYVVQVRRLIRADAMAD; the protein is encoded by the coding sequence GTGGAGGTCCAGGAGACCCGGGTCCAGACGGACCGGGTCCTCACCATCCCCAACATCCTCAGCATGGCGCGGCTCGTCGGTGTGCCGGTCTTCCTGTGGCTGATTCTCAGGCCTGAGTTCGGAGGCCCGAAGAGTGACGGCTGGGCGTTGCTGGTACTGGCGCTGAGCGGCATCAGCGACTACCTCGACGGCAAGCTGGCCCGCAGGTGGAACCAGATCAGCAGCCTCGGCCGGCTGCTCGACCCGGCGGCCGACCGGCTCTACATTCTGTCGACCCTGGTCGGACTCACCTGGCGCGAGATTCTGCCGATCTGGTTGACGGCTGCACTTCTCTTGCGGGAGCTGGTTCTCCTGGTGATGGTGGGCATCCTCAGGCGTCACGGTTATCCGCCGCCGCAGGTGAACTTCCTCGGCAAGGCGGCCACGTTCAACCTGATGTACGCCTTCCCCCTGCTCCTGCTCAGTGACGGAACTGGATGGATCTCGTCACTCGCTGCTATTTTCGGATGGGCGTTCGCCGGATGGGGTACAACGCTCTACTGGTGGGCAGGAGTCCTCTACGTGGTACAAGTCCGCCGCCTGATCCGTGCGGACGCCATGGCCGATTGA
- a CDS encoding sugar phosphate nucleotidyltransferase, producing the protein MKAVVMAGGEGTRLRPMTSSMPKPLLPVANRPIMEHVLRLLKRHGLNETVVTVQFLASLVKNYFGDGEELGMELSYANEEKPLGTAGSVKNAEEALKDDAFLVISGDALTDFDLTELINFHKEKGALVTVCLTRVPNPLEFGITIVDEEGKVERFLEKPTWGQVFSDTVNTGIYVMEPEVFDYVEADVPVDWSGDVFPQLMKEGKPIYGYVAEGYWEDVGTHESYVKAQADVLEGKVDVEIDGFELSPGVWVAEGAEVHPDAVLRGPLYIGDYAKVEAGAEIREHTVVGSNVVVKSGAFLHKAVVHDNVYVGQQSNLRGCVVGKNTDIMRAARIEDGAVIGDECLVGEESIIQGNVRVYPFKTIEAGAFVNTSVIWESRGQAHLFGARGVSGILNVEITPELAVRLAGAYATTLKKGSTVTTARDHSRGARALKRAVISALQASAIDVRDLENVPLPVARQQTARGSAGGIMIRTTPGVPDSVDIMFFDGRGADLSQGSQRKLDRVFARQEYRRAFPGEIGDLHFPASVFDSYTGSLLRNVDITGISESGLKVVVDASNGSAGLVLPSLLGKLGVDSLTINPGLDESRPTETADARRSGMVRLGEIVASARAAFGVRFDPVGERLSLVDEKGRIIEDDRALLVMLDLVAAERRSGRVALPVTTTRIAEQVAAYHGTQVEWTTTSPDDLTRVGRDETTIFGGDGKGAFIVPEFSSVFDGTAAFVRLIGLVARTQLTLSQIDARIPRAHVLKRDLATPWAVKGLVMRRVVEAAGDRFVDTTDGVRVVETDGRWVMVLPDPAEAVTHLWAEGPDDASAQALLDEWSAVVDSAGR; encoded by the coding sequence ATGAAGGCCGTCGTGATGGCCGGAGGCGAAGGCACACGCCTTCGTCCCATGACCTCAAGCATGCCCAAGCCGCTCCTGCCGGTGGCCAACCGGCCGATCATGGAGCACGTTCTGAGGCTGCTCAAAAGGCATGGGCTCAACGAGACCGTCGTCACCGTCCAGTTCCTGGCCTCTCTGGTCAAGAACTACTTCGGTGACGGTGAAGAGCTCGGCATGGAGCTCTCCTATGCCAATGAGGAGAAGCCACTCGGTACCGCCGGAAGCGTCAAGAACGCCGAAGAGGCGTTGAAGGACGATGCTTTCCTTGTCATCTCCGGTGATGCCCTGACCGACTTCGACCTCACCGAGCTCATCAACTTCCACAAGGAAAAGGGCGCACTGGTCACCGTCTGTCTGACGCGTGTGCCCAATCCCCTTGAATTCGGTATCACCATCGTCGATGAAGAGGGCAAGGTCGAGCGCTTCCTGGAGAAGCCGACCTGGGGCCAGGTCTTCTCGGACACCGTGAACACGGGCATCTATGTGATGGAGCCCGAGGTCTTCGACTATGTCGAGGCCGACGTACCTGTGGACTGGTCCGGTGACGTCTTTCCTCAGCTGATGAAGGAAGGCAAGCCGATCTACGGCTATGTCGCCGAGGGCTACTGGGAGGACGTCGGCACCCACGAGAGCTATGTGAAGGCCCAGGCCGACGTCCTCGAGGGCAAGGTCGACGTCGAGATCGACGGGTTCGAGCTCTCCCCGGGCGTGTGGGTGGCCGAGGGGGCCGAGGTGCATCCCGACGCCGTTCTGCGCGGCCCGCTGTACATCGGGGACTACGCGAAGGTCGAGGCCGGCGCCGAAATCCGGGAGCACACCGTCGTCGGCTCCAATGTCGTCGTCAAGAGCGGTGCCTTTCTGCACAAGGCCGTCGTGCACGACAACGTGTATGTCGGACAGCAGAGCAATCTCCGCGGCTGTGTCGTCGGGAAGAACACCGACATCATGCGTGCCGCGCGGATCGAGGACGGCGCGGTCATCGGGGACGAGTGCCTCGTCGGCGAGGAATCGATTATTCAGGGGAATGTCCGGGTCTACCCGTTCAAGACCATCGAAGCCGGCGCCTTCGTCAATACCTCGGTCATCTGGGAGTCCAGGGGACAGGCGCATCTCTTCGGCGCCCGCGGGGTGTCCGGCATCCTGAACGTCGAGATCACGCCGGAACTCGCCGTCCGGCTGGCCGGTGCCTACGCGACGACCCTCAAGAAGGGCTCGACGGTCACCACGGCCCGCGACCACTCCCGAGGCGCCCGAGCACTCAAGCGGGCGGTGATCTCCGCTCTGCAGGCCAGCGCCATCGACGTACGCGACCTGGAGAACGTACCGCTGCCCGTGGCGCGGCAGCAGACCGCGCGAGGCAGTGCCGGCGGGATCATGATCCGGACCACACCCGGGGTGCCGGACTCCGTTGACATCATGTTCTTCGACGGGCGGGGCGCGGACCTGTCCCAGGGTAGTCAGCGCAAGCTGGACCGGGTGTTCGCGCGGCAGGAGTACCGGCGGGCGTTCCCCGGGGAGATCGGGGACCTGCATTTCCCGGCGAGTGTCTTCGACTCGTACACCGGGTCGCTGCTGCGGAACGTCGACATCACCGGGATCTCCGAGTCCGGGCTCAAGGTCGTCGTGGACGCGTCCAACGGCAGTGCGGGGCTCGTGCTGCCCAGCCTGCTCGGGAAGCTCGGTGTGGACTCGCTGACCATCAATCCGGGGCTCGACGAGTCCCGGCCGACCGAGACGGCGGACGCCCGTAGGTCGGGGATGGTGCGGCTGGGCGAGATCGTGGCGTCCGCGCGGGCCGCCTTCGGTGTGCGGTTCGACCCCGTGGGTGAGCGGCTGTCCCTGGTGGACGAGAAGGGCCGCATCATCGAGGACGACCGCGCCCTGCTCGTCATGCTCGACCTGGTGGCCGCGGAGCGGCGCAGCGGGCGGGTGGCGCTGCCGGTCACCACCACGCGGATCGCCGAGCAGGTGGCCGCCTATCACGGCACGCAGGTCGAGTGGACGACCACCTCGCCCGACGACCTCACCAGGGTCGGGCGCGACGAAACGACGATCTTCGGCGGTGACGGCAAGGGCGCTTTCATCGTGCCGGAGTTCAGCAGCGTCTTCGACGGTACGGCGGCCTTCGTACGCCTGATCGGGCTGGTGGCGCGGACGCAGCTCACGCTCAGCCAGATCGACGCGCGGATTCCGCGGGCCCATGTCCTCAAGCGGGATCTGGCGACCCCGTGGGCCGTCAAGGGACTGGTGATGCGGCGGGTCGTGGAGGCGGCGGGCGATCGCTTTGTCGACACGACCGACGGTGTCCGGGTCGTCGAGACCGACGGACGCTGGGTGATGGTGCTGCCCGACCCGGCCGAGGCGGTCACCCATCTGTGGGCCGAGGGGCCCGACGACGCGTCCGCGCAGGCCCTGCTGGACGAGTGGTCGGCGGTCGTGGACAGCGCCGGCCGCTGA
- a CDS encoding DUF881 domain-containing protein produces MPQQPPIRSTPTRPSRPDASMSLLTNVMDHSLDDGYAEAAARKKAAGDGGLPKTLRAKLGLAVGLVLAALVVTVGAAQARVAAPVVAKERQELIDRIDRESDTADKLEESVDKLRDDVGTRQREALKESGDSGQADLVDILSGAAEVHGPGVKLVVNDAKEATTGGDGNPRETSGFSDTGRVRDRDMQRVVNGLWESGAEAISINGQRLTALSAIRAAGDAILVDNKPLVPPYTVLAVGDGQRLSTKFQNSADGLYLHALQENYGIRTAISVEDDLRLPAAPSVIVRTAEPRTEKGTS; encoded by the coding sequence ATGCCGCAGCAGCCCCCCATTCGGAGCACCCCCACGCGCCCCTCGCGCCCGGACGCCTCCATGTCGCTGCTCACCAACGTCATGGACCACAGCCTCGACGACGGGTACGCCGAGGCGGCCGCCCGCAAGAAGGCGGCCGGTGACGGCGGGTTGCCCAAGACGTTGCGGGCGAAGCTCGGTCTGGCCGTCGGCCTGGTGCTCGCCGCCTTGGTGGTCACCGTGGGGGCGGCGCAGGCGCGGGTGGCGGCTCCGGTCGTGGCCAAGGAGCGCCAGGAGCTCATCGACCGTATCGATCGCGAGAGCGACACGGCGGACAAGCTCGAGGAAAGTGTCGACAAGCTGCGTGACGACGTGGGCACGCGGCAGCGGGAAGCGCTCAAGGAGAGCGGGGACAGCGGCCAGGCCGATCTCGTGGACATCCTGTCGGGCGCGGCCGAGGTGCACGGGCCCGGCGTCAAGCTGGTCGTGAACGACGCCAAGGAGGCCACCACGGGGGGTGACGGCAACCCGCGTGAGACGTCGGGGTTCTCCGACACAGGGCGGGTGCGCGACCGGGACATGCAGCGGGTCGTCAACGGGCTGTGGGAGTCGGGCGCCGAGGCCATCTCCATCAACGGACAGCGGCTGACCGCGCTGTCGGCGATCAGGGCTGCGGGTGACGCGATACTGGTCGACAACAAGCCGCTGGTGCCGCCGTATACGGTGCTTGCGGTGGGGGACGGGCAGCGGCTCAGCACGAAGTTCCAGAACAGTGCCGACGGGCTGTATCTGCACGCCCTGCAGGAGAACTACGGCATCCGGACCGCGATTTCCGTGGAGGACGACCTCCGGCTGCCGGCCGCACCGAGTGTGATCGTACGTACAGCAGAGCCGAGAACTGAGAAGGGCACATCGTGA
- a CDS encoding small basic family protein, with protein sequence MIAVLGLVVGVVAGLLVRPEVPAVVEPYLPIAVVAALDAVFGGLRAMLDGIFDDKVFVVSFLSNVVVAALIVFLGDKLGVGAQLSTGVVVVLGIRIFSNAAAIRRHVFRA encoded by the coding sequence GTGATCGCCGTACTGGGCCTCGTCGTGGGAGTCGTGGCCGGCCTGTTGGTCCGGCCTGAGGTTCCGGCGGTCGTCGAGCCTTATCTGCCGATCGCCGTGGTGGCGGCGCTGGACGCCGTCTTCGGTGGTCTGCGCGCCATGCTCGACGGCATCTTCGACGACAAGGTCTTCGTCGTCTCGTTCCTGTCGAACGTGGTCGTGGCCGCACTGATCGTGTTCCTGGGCGACAAGTTGGGTGTGGGTGCCCAGCTGTCGACCGGTGTCGTCGTCGTGCTCGGCATCCGCATCTTCTCGAACGCCGCGGCGATCCGCCGGCACGTCTTCCGGGCGTGA
- a CDS encoding DUF881 domain-containing protein — protein MSEQEETPGNRLRKELPEELPVTPAEETADPADEPGLTGRQRLVKGLWPPRVTRAQLIVAVLLFGLGFGLAVQVASNSDSDSALRGARQEDLVRILDELDDRTQRLEDEKQGLEKQRDELENSSDQAEEARKQTVEKERQLGILAGTVAAQGPGIEMTIEDTKGTVEADMLLDAIQELRAAGAEAIQVNGVRVVAGTYLSDSDKSVSVDGNKITAPFRFKVIGNPQDLEPALNIPGGVVQTLEKEQATVIVERSDKIVVDALRAAKRPDYARSSSR, from the coding sequence ATGAGCGAGCAGGAAGAGACGCCCGGCAACAGGCTGCGCAAGGAACTGCCCGAGGAACTCCCGGTGACGCCTGCCGAGGAGACCGCGGACCCGGCCGACGAGCCCGGTCTCACCGGCCGTCAGAGGCTGGTGAAGGGGCTGTGGCCGCCGCGCGTGACCCGGGCCCAACTCATCGTCGCGGTGCTGCTGTTCGGCCTCGGTTTCGGTCTCGCCGTCCAGGTGGCGTCGAACAGCGACAGCGACAGTGCGCTGCGGGGAGCGAGGCAGGAGGATCTCGTACGCATCCTCGATGAACTGGACGACCGTACCCAGCGTCTTGAAGACGAGAAGCAGGGCCTCGAGAAGCAGCGGGACGAGCTGGAGAACAGCTCCGACCAGGCGGAGGAGGCCCGCAAGCAGACGGTCGAGAAGGAGCGGCAACTCGGCATCCTCGCGGGCACGGTGGCCGCGCAGGGGCCGGGCATCGAGATGACGATCGAGGACACCAAGGGAACGGTCGAGGCGGACATGCTGCTCGACGCGATCCAGGAGCTGCGGGCGGCCGGCGCGGAGGCGATCCAGGTGAACGGCGTGCGGGTCGTGGCCGGCACCTATCTGTCGGACTCCGACAAAAGCGTGAGCGTCGACGGGAACAAGATCACCGCTCCCTTTCGTTTCAAGGTCATCGGCAATCCGCAGGACCTGGAACCGGCGCTCAACATCCCTGGAGGCGTGGTGCAGACTCTCGAGAAGGAGCAGGCCACCGTCATCGTCGAGCGGTCGGACAAGATCGTTGTGGACGCCTTGCGAGCGGCGAAGCGGCCTGACTACGCTCGGTCGTCCTCCCGGTGA
- a CDS encoding FHA domain-containing protein, which yields MGGAWWKLSGGNGRCEDVRVDRCVQSGFVLPHGRVCFGQGESPVKLFQKLFGKSAREGSDNNATARHRAQPDAEGQRPLFRDQVGGPGDISGGQGAPSVDPAQSGGIGFGQPSTSSTGGGFSPMSAQVCTRCGNRNAENSRFCSNCGAPLRAGVVPERPSETTSTISISGLEAYDSEVTGQTQMPALSPEAQAAVDALPLGSALLVVRRGPNSGSRFLLDGELTTAGRHPQSDIFLDDVTVSRRHVEFRRGQDGSFTVSDVGSLNGTYVNRERIDSVALNNGDEVQIGKYRLVFYASQQGY from the coding sequence TTGGGTGGTGCGTGGTGGAAACTGTCTGGTGGAAACGGACGTTGTGAGGATGTCCGGGTCGACCGGTGTGTTCAATCAGGGTTCGTCCTGCCCCACGGGCGGGTCTGTTTCGGTCAAGGGGAATCGCCCGTGAAGTTGTTTCAGAAGTTGTTCGGCAAGAGCGCGCGAGAGGGCAGCGACAACAACGCCACCGCTCGGCACCGCGCACAGCCCGACGCCGAGGGCCAGCGTCCGCTGTTCCGGGACCAGGTCGGTGGGCCGGGCGACATTTCCGGAGGTCAGGGCGCGCCTTCTGTTGACCCTGCCCAGTCCGGCGGCATAGGTTTCGGGCAGCCGTCAACCTCAAGTACGGGTGGAGGGTTTTCCCCTATGTCGGCCCAGGTGTGTACGAGGTGCGGTAACCGCAACGCGGAGAACAGCCGCTTCTGCTCCAACTGCGGAGCCCCGCTGCGGGCGGGGGTGGTGCCCGAGCGTCCTTCCGAGACGACCTCCACCATCTCCATCTCCGGCCTTGAGGCCTACGACTCCGAGGTCACCGGTCAGACGCAGATGCCGGCGCTCTCCCCGGAGGCGCAGGCCGCCGTCGACGCGCTGCCGCTGGGCTCCGCGCTCCTGGTCGTGCGCCGGGGGCCGAACTCGGGCAGCCGCTTCCTGCTGGACGGTGAGCTGACCACGGCCGGCCGCCACCCGCAGAGCGACATCTTCCTCGACGACGTCACCGTCTCGCGTCGCCACGTGGAGTTCCGCCGAGGCCAGGACGGCTCGTTCACGGTGTCCGACGTGGGCAGCCTCAACGGCACGTACGTCAACCGCGAGCGGATCGACTCGGTCGCCCTGAACAACGGCGACGAGGTGCAGATCGGCAAGTACCGGCTGGTGTTCTACGCGAGCCAGCAGGGCTACTGA
- a CDS encoding MerR family transcriptional regulator: MLQTPSGGAGHGAAATDSGLMSIGTVLNVLRDEFPEVTISKIRFLESEGLIEPQRTPSGYRKFSDRDVERLGHVLRMQRDHYLPLKVIREHLDAMERGEAVALPTVGRQRDGETVLEVPEGPTAARIGRAELLAAAEIGEAELAEWESYGLVTPLPDGAYDAETVTVAALVVELGRFGIEPRHLRAMKAAADREAGLVDQVVAPLKRHRNPQTRAHAEARTKELAGLTVKLHAALVQTALGVRLP; the protein is encoded by the coding sequence ATGCTTCAAACACCGAGCGGCGGTGCCGGACACGGCGCCGCCGCCACGGACAGTGGACTGATGAGCATCGGCACGGTGCTGAACGTGCTGCGCGACGAGTTTCCCGAAGTCACCATCTCCAAGATCCGTTTCCTGGAGTCCGAGGGCCTCATCGAGCCGCAGCGGACCCCCTCCGGGTACCGCAAGTTCAGCGACCGGGACGTCGAGCGCCTCGGCCACGTCCTGAGGATGCAGCGGGACCACTATCTGCCGCTCAAGGTGATCCGGGAGCACCTGGACGCCATGGAGCGCGGCGAGGCCGTCGCGCTGCCCACAGTGGGCCGTCAGCGGGACGGAGAAACGGTCCTGGAGGTCCCCGAGGGACCCACCGCGGCCCGGATCGGCCGGGCCGAGCTGCTCGCCGCCGCCGAGATCGGTGAGGCGGAGCTCGCGGAGTGGGAGTCGTACGGACTCGTCACCCCGCTGCCGGACGGGGCGTACGACGCCGAGACGGTGACCGTGGCCGCGCTCGTCGTCGAGCTCGGGCGGTTCGGGATCGAGCCGCGGCACCTGCGCGCGATGAAGGCCGCAGCCGACCGTGAGGCGGGGCTCGTGGACCAGGTGGTGGCTCCGCTGAAGCGCCACCGCAACCCGCAGACCCGCGCGCACGCGGAAGCCCGTACGAAGGAACTGGCGGGCCTCACGGTGAAGCTGCACGCGGCGCTCGTGCAGACGGCCCTCGGTGTGCGGCTGCCCTGA
- a CDS encoding bifunctional nuclease family protein → MNELDVVGVRVEMPSNQPIVLLREVGGDRYLPIWIGPGEATAIAFAQQGMAPARPLTHDLFKDVLEAVGQELTEVRITDLREGVFYAELVFASGVEVSARPSDAIALALRTGTPIYGSDGVLDDAGIAIPDEQEDEVEKFREFLDQISPEDFGTSSQ, encoded by the coding sequence GTGAACGAGCTCGATGTCGTAGGTGTCCGGGTCGAAATGCCCTCCAACCAACCGATCGTGCTCCTGCGTGAAGTGGGAGGCGACCGCTACCTCCCCATCTGGATCGGGCCCGGGGAGGCGACCGCGATCGCCTTCGCGCAGCAGGGCATGGCCCCCGCACGACCGCTGACCCACGACCTGTTCAAGGACGTGCTCGAGGCGGTCGGCCAGGAGCTCACCGAAGTGCGCATCACGGACCTGCGTGAGGGCGTCTTCTACGCGGAGCTGGTGTTCGCCAGCGGGGTCGAGGTGAGCGCGCGGCCGTCCGACGCCATAGCGCTGGCCCTGCGCACCGGGACGCCGATCTACGGCAGCGACGGAGTGCTCGACGACGCCGGCATCGCGATCCCGGACGAGCAGGAGGACGAAGTGGAGAAGTTCCGCGAGTTCCTCGACCAGATCTCCCCCGAGGACTTCGGCACCAGCAGTCAGTGA
- a CDS encoding MerR family transcriptional regulator: MRSSGDGTAGGAPGRSLGASGPYPLHTSAADHHAPQRPAAVPSSGGATSMASEQIGYRGPTACAAAGITYRQLDYWARTGLVEPSVRPAYGSGTQRLYSFRDVVVLKIVKRFLDTGVSLQNIRTTVQHLRERGFQDLERMTLMSDGATVYECTSPDEVHALLQGGQGIFGIAVGVVWRDVESALSQLHGERVDTGETLVGHNPADELARRRNRAV; this comes from the coding sequence GTGAGAAGCAGCGGCGACGGTACGGCTGGGGGTGCCCCCGGACGGAGTCTCGGGGCGAGCGGTCCGTACCCGCTTCACACCAGCGCGGCCGATCATCACGCTCCGCAGCGACCGGCGGCCGTGCCGAGCAGCGGAGGGGCGACGTCCATGGCGTCCGAGCAGATCGGCTATCGCGGCCCTACGGCGTGCGCGGCGGCCGGTATCACCTACCGGCAACTCGACTACTGGGCACGCACCGGGCTCGTGGAGCCGAGCGTGCGGCCCGCCTACGGTTCGGGCACGCAGCGGCTCTACAGCTTCCGGGACGTCGTCGTCCTGAAGATCGTCAAGCGGTTCCTCGACACCGGTGTGTCGCTGCAGAACATCCGCACCACGGTCCAGCACCTGCGCGAGCGCGGCTTCCAGGACCTGGAGCGCATGACGCTCATGAGCGACGGAGCCACGGTCTACGAGTGCACCTCGCCCGACGAGGTCCACGCGCTGCTCCAGGGCGGCCAGGGGATCTTCGGGATCGCCGTGGGTGTCGTGTGGCGGGACGTCGAGAGCGCGCTGTCGCAGCTGCACGGGGAGCGGGTCGACACCGGGGAGACGCTGGTCGGGCACAACCCCGCGGACGAGCTGGCCAGGCGCCGCAACCGGGCGGTCTGA
- a CDS encoding DNA polymerase IV, producing the protein MRKAPTILHLDMDAFYASAEQASKPSLRGKAVVVGGLGPRGVVATASYEARVFGVHSAMPMAQARRLAPNAAYLVPRFGFYKAISEQVMGLLRELSPLVEPLSLDEAFVDLEAGGAAWDEGSARLAGAKLRADIRAVTGLTGSVGLAASKMLAKIASEQAKPDGLVVIEPGTERAMLGPMSVRTLPGVGPATGDHLRRAGIHTVDEIVEAGEDELVRLLGKAHGHGLYAMALARDERAVVAERETKSVSVEDTYDVDIHDRVRVGLEVQRLADRCVRRLRGAGLSGRTIVLKVRRYDFSTLTRSETLRGPTDDPAVVREAALRLLEGVDSTGGVRLLGVGVSGLADFTQEDLFAQAAGERVEVAEEDIGEVAVVETRTASERRWVAGHDVRHAEYGHGWVQGSGLGRVTVRFETPDSLPGRVRTFSVDDPGLEVAEPLPLVEERGAHPQRP; encoded by the coding sequence GTGAGAAAAGCGCCCACGATCCTGCATCTCGACATGGATGCCTTCTACGCCTCGGCGGAGCAGGCGTCCAAGCCGAGTCTGCGCGGGAAGGCCGTCGTCGTGGGCGGGCTGGGGCCGCGGGGTGTGGTGGCCACCGCGTCCTACGAGGCCCGGGTGTTCGGGGTGCACTCGGCGATGCCCATGGCCCAGGCGAGACGGCTCGCACCGAACGCCGCGTATCTCGTGCCGCGCTTCGGGTTCTACAAGGCGATCAGCGAGCAGGTGATGGGGCTGCTGCGGGAGTTGTCGCCGCTCGTGGAGCCGCTGAGCCTGGACGAGGCGTTCGTGGACCTGGAGGCCGGGGGAGCGGCCTGGGACGAGGGGTCGGCGCGGCTGGCCGGGGCGAAGCTGCGGGCCGACATACGGGCCGTCACGGGGCTCACGGGGTCAGTGGGGCTCGCCGCCTCCAAGATGCTCGCGAAGATCGCCTCCGAGCAGGCCAAGCCGGACGGTCTGGTGGTGATCGAGCCGGGGACCGAGCGGGCGATGCTGGGGCCGATGTCGGTGCGGACCCTGCCGGGGGTGGGGCCGGCGACGGGGGACCATCTGCGGCGGGCCGGGATCCACACGGTCGACGAGATCGTGGAGGCGGGGGAGGACGAGCTGGTACGGCTCCTTGGGAAGGCGCACGGGCACGGGCTGTACGCGATGGCGCTGGCGCGGGACGAGCGGGCCGTGGTGGCGGAGCGGGAGACGAAGTCCGTGTCGGTGGAGGACACGTACGACGTGGACATCCATGACCGGGTCCGGGTGGGGCTCGAGGTGCAGCGGCTGGCGGACCGGTGTGTGCGGCGGTTGCGGGGGGCCGGGTTGTCGGGGCGGACCATTGTGTTGAAGGTGCGGCGGTACGACTTCTCGACCCTGACGCGGTCCGAGACGCTGCGGGGGCCCACGGATGATCCGGCGGTGGTGCGGGAGGCCGCTCTGCGGTTGCTGGAGGGGGTGGATTCCACCGGGGGTGTGCGGCTGCTGGGGGTGGGGGTTTCGGGGCTCGCCGACTTCACGCAGGAGGATCTGTTCGCTCAGGCCGCGGGGGAGCGGGTGGAGGTGGCCGAGGAGGACATCGGTGAGGTGGCTGTGGTGGAGACCCGGACGGCGTCCGAGCGGCGGTGGGTGGCCGGTCACGATGTGCGGCACGCCGAGTACGGGCATGGGTGGGTGCAGGGGAGTGGGCTGGGGCGGGTGACTGTGCGGTTCGAGACGCCGGATTCCCTGCCGGGGCGGGTGCGGACGTTTTCTGTCGACGATCCCGGGCTGGAGGTGGCTGAGCCGTTGCCGTTGGTGGAGGAGAGGGGGGCCCACCCGCAGCGCCCGTGA
- a CDS encoding PRC-barrel domain-containing protein, translating into MQTDIDPRNLIGRKAFDRNGTKIGTVDEVYLDDATGVPEWAAIRTGLFSRDAFVPLEPSELVEGSLKIPYDRSLIKDAPDFGVGRHLSPAQELQLYHHYGLHLSPPSPLPDRPFGKVAGTEDAET; encoded by the coding sequence GTGCAGACCGACATCGATCCGCGCAACCTGATCGGCCGCAAGGCGTTCGACCGCAACGGCACCAAGATCGGCACCGTCGACGAGGTCTATCTCGACGACGCGACCGGGGTCCCGGAGTGGGCGGCCATACGCACCGGCCTCTTCTCCCGCGACGCCTTCGTCCCCCTGGAGCCCAGCGAACTGGTCGAGGGCAGCCTGAAGATCCCCTACGACCGCTCCCTGATCAAGGACGCCCCCGACTTCGGCGTGGGCCGCCACCTCTCCCCGGCCCAGGAACTCCAGCTCTACCACCACTACGGCCTGCACCTGTCCCCACCGTCCCCCCTCCCGGACCGCCCCTTCGGCAAGGTGGCAGGTACGGAGGACGCAGAGACCTGA